A region of the Leptospira venezuelensis genome:
CCGAAGAATGGTTGGCAGATCTTCAAAAACGTCGCAGAGCCACCGAAACTCTCGCAACTGCTTGATATAATCTATTGACATCCCCGGTCAGCCGGGGAGTCTTGAGTTCGTGTCCGAGAACGAACTCCAATCAAAAGAAAAAATTAATTTTTTCACACATCCTTTTCTCTTCTATCCCGTACTTCTTTTTATATTCATATTCGCTCTAGATAAAATTTTCTTTTTGGATAAGGTAAGAGACTACGTAAAAGTGGAATTGACCTATATCTACTACGACGTTAAGCAAGATCTTTTAAAAGAGATGATCTCCAAGTTTGGTAAAAACGCGGAGAAGAAGTCCGGCAAAAAATTAGTACTTTTGATGGGATCTTCTCGAATGTTGTACTTCAAAAACGAAGAGATCCTAGACTTCTATCCTGACTGGGAAGTGTATAATCTTTCTTCTGCAGTGACCACTCCTGCATATTATCTCTACTTTTTAGAAAGATTATTCGAGGCAGGTGTTAAGCCTGACTTTTTAGTTTTAGAAGCCGATCCTTTTCAATTCAATGCAAACAGCACTACATTCAAAAAATCGAATTTAGCAAATAGTTTCGATCTTAGATTTGTTCTTTCCAATGCTTGGGATCTGGGCAAGGAGAATGTGAACTATTATCTGGGAAATTATTTCTTCGGAGTTAGTAAGAACAAACCATATATCACTAACGTTTATGCTCACCTTACCAATAAAAAATTCGAGCAAGCCGACCTGATTAAAAAACTTACTATAGAATCTCTGCAAAGAGACAAAGGGAATGCCATTTCTCCTGCTGGTGGTTTTATGGAGAAGGACTTCGGTAGACTGGAAGCAAGTTCTA
Encoded here:
- a CDS encoding DUF1574 domain-containing protein codes for the protein MSENELQSKEKINFFTHPFLFYPVLLFIFIFALDKIFFLDKVRDYVKVELTYIYYDVKQDLLKEMISKFGKNAEKKSGKKLVLLMGSSRMLYFKNEEILDFYPDWEVYNLSSAVTTPAYYLYFLERLFEAGVKPDFLVLEADPFQFNANSTTFKKSNLANSFDLRFVLSNAWDLGKENVNYYLGNYFFGVSKNKPYITNVYAHLTNKKFEQADLIKKLTIESLQRDKGNAISPAGGFMEKDFGRLEASSIRTIGWIYPKYSPSEMQFSFYEKILDRVKAEGVPTLVVRPEVSLPLENLLKELNIPAPWWERVRPINQKFGVPIIDMAEATDYDCNTFADSGHMAVDCYRPFLRFLRMRYPGE